Proteins from a genomic interval of Zonotrichia albicollis isolate bZonAlb1 chromosome 27, bZonAlb1.hap1, whole genome shotgun sequence:
- the DIXDC1 gene encoding dixin isoform X7, translated as MLACLARGSVLDILQEGFSEQQLQAYVAWVNSQLKKKPGVRPVQDLRQDLRDGVTLALLIEIVAGEKLSGIEPKPSSQQEMRENVERVLQFVASRKIRMHQTSAKDIVDGNLKSTMRLILALAAHFKPGSGRAGSAGLGGRGWAAPPGRPRPRSAAAVAQGAAAALADVRQDVQHSGRDLLRHRHRSSSVDEEIENPCWSVRALVQQYEGQQHVPPEPHPAREPETTRKSQSRVTEQLHSLWKWSCAPVPLVWSRFQGSAARGELQPQSLPL; from the exons CAACAGCTGCAGGCCTATGTGGCCTGGGTGAATTCCCAGCTGAAGAAGAAGCCGGGGGTGAGGCCAGTGCAGGACCTGAGGCAGGACCTGCGGGATGGGGTCACCCTTGCCCTGCTCATCGAGATTGTAG CTGGTGAGAAGCTGAGTGGCATCGAGCCCAAGcccagcagccagcaggagaTGAGGGAAAATGTGGAGAGAGTCTTGCAGTTCGTGGCATCCAGAAAGATCCGCATGCACCAGACGTCAGCTAAAG ATATCGTCGACGGCAACTTGAAATCCACCATGAGGCTGATCCTGGCCTTGGCTGCTCACTTCAAGccgggctctggcagggctggcagtgccggtttggggggcaggggctgggcagcgcCCCCGGGCCGGCCCCGGCCGCGCTCGGCCGCTGCCGTGGCTCAGggggcggcggccgcgctgGCCGATGTCCGGCAGGATGTCCAGCACTCCGGCCGGGACCTGctcaggcacaggcacag gagcagcagcgtGGACGAGGAGATTGAGAATCCCTGCTGGAGCGTGCGGGCGCTGGTGCAGCAGTACGAGGGGCAGCAGCACGTGCCCCCGGAGCCCCACCCTGCCAG AGAACCAGAAACCACTCGGAAGAGCCAGAGCcgagttactgaacaactgcaCTCCCTGTGGAAATGGAGCTGTGCTCCAGTTCCTCTCGTCTGGAGCAGATTCCAGGGCAGCGCTGCTCgtggggagctgcagcctcagagCCTTCCACTCTGA